The nucleotide sequence ATCGGGGCTTTCTAGGCTGGCGCGAAATACACCAAAGTCGCTCATGGCTTCTGCGACTTTGCAAAGGCGGCCTGCTGCTCTGGAGTAGCCTCTTTCTGGTAGCGCTGCTTCCATTCGGCGTAGGGCATGCCGTATATCTCTTCGCGCGCCTGATCCATGCTGATTTCGATGTCCAGGTCGTCAGCGGCTGCCTTGTACCATTTCGACAGGCAGTTGCGGCAGAAGCCGGCGAGGTTCATCA is from Pseudomonas saudiphocaensis and encodes:
- a CDS encoding DUF1244 domain-containing protein, whose amino-acid sequence is MNEQQRLEIEAAAFRRLVQHLRSRPDAQNIELMNLAGFCRNCLSKWYKAAADDLDIEISMDQAREEIYGMPYAEWKQRYQKEATPEQQAAFAKSQKP